A genomic stretch from Halichoerus grypus chromosome 5, mHalGry1.hap1.1, whole genome shotgun sequence includes:
- the RABGGTB gene encoding geranylgeranyl transferase type-2 subunit beta isoform X2 — MRRRGPLKSIQERTKVLFSGSDMGTPQKDVIIKSDAPDTLLLEKHADYIASYGSKKDDYEYCMSEYLRMSGIYWGLTVMDLMGQLHRMNREEILTFIKSCQHECGGISASIGHDPHLLYTLSAVQILTLYDSVNVIDVNKVVEYVQSLQKEDGSFAGDIWGEIDTRFSFCAVATLALLGKLDAINVEKAIEFVLSCMNFDGGFGCRPGSESHAGQIYCCTGFLAITSQLHQVNSDLLGWWLCERQLPSGGLNGRPEKLPDVCYSWWVLASLKIIGRLHWIDREKLRSFILACQDEETGGFADRPGDMANPFHTLFGIAGLSLLGEEQIKPVSPVFCMPEEVLRRVNVQTELVS; from the exons ATGCGCAGGCGCGGGCCGCTCAAATCCATCCAGGAACGAACCAAAGTTCTCTTTTCGGGCTCAGACATG ggCACACCGCAGAAGGATGTTATTATCAAGTCAGATGCGCCTGATACGCTATTGTTAGAGAAGCATGCAGATTATATCGCGTCCTATGGCTCAAAGAAAGATGATTAT GAATACTGTATGTCTGAGTATTTGAGAATGAGTGGTATCTATTGGGGTCTGACTGTAATGGATCTCATGGGACAACTACATCGGATGAATAGAGAAGAAATTCTGACGTTTATTAAGTCATGTCAACACGAGTGTGGTGGAATAAGTGCTAGTATCGGACATGACCCTCATCTTTTGTACACTCTAAGTGCTGTCCAg aTTCTTACTCTGTATGATAGTGTTAATGTTATTGATGTAAATAAAGTTGTGGAATATGTTCAGAGTCTACAGAAAGAGGATGGTTCGTTTGCTGGAGATATTTGGG gagAAATTGATACAAGATTCTCTTTTTGTGCGGTGGCAACCTTGGCCCTGTTG gGGAAGCTAGATGCTATTAATGTGGAAAAGGCAATTGAATTTGTTTTATCGTGTATGAACTTTGATGGTGGATTTGGTTGCAGGCCAGGTTCTGAATCCCATGCTGGGCAG ATCTATTGTTGCACAGGATTTCTGGCTATTACTAGCCAGTTGCATCAAGTAAATTCTGATTTACTCGGTTGGTGGCTTTGTGAACGACAGTTACCATCAGGTGGACTCAATGGAAGGCCAGAGAAG TTACCAGATGTATGCTATTCATGGTGGGTGTTGGCTTCCCTAAAGATAATTGGAAGGCTTCATTGGATTGATAGAGAGAAACTTCGAAGTTTCATTTTAGCATGTcaagatgaagaaacaggagGATTTGCAGACCGACCAGGAGATATGGCAA atccttttcatactttatttggaattgctggattgtcgCTTTTGGGAGAAGAACAGATTAAACCTGTTAGTCCTGTTTTTTGCATGCCTGAAGAAGTACTTCGGAGAGTTAATGTTCAGACTGAACTAGTGAGCTAG
- the RABGGTB gene encoding geranylgeranyl transferase type-2 subunit beta isoform X1, with translation MRRRGPLKSIQERTKVLFSGSDMGTPQKDVIIKSDAPDTLLLEKHADYIASYGSKKDDYEYCMSEYLRMSGIYWGLTVMDLMGQLHRMNREEILTFIKSCQHECGGISASIGHDPHLLYTLSAVQILTLYDSVNVIDVNKVVEYVQSLQKEDGSFAGDIWGEIDTRFSFCAVATLALLGKLDAINVEKAIEFVLSCMNFDGGFGCRPGSESHAGQIYCCTGFLAITSQLHQVNSDLLGWWLCERQLPSGGLNGRPEKLPDVCYSWWVLASLKIIGRLHWIDREKLRSFILACQDEETGGFADRPGDMVDPFHTLFGIAGLSLLGEEQIKPVSPVFCMPEEVLRRVNVQTELVS, from the exons ATGCGCAGGCGCGGGCCGCTCAAATCCATCCAGGAACGAACCAAAGTTCTCTTTTCGGGCTCAGACATG ggCACACCGCAGAAGGATGTTATTATCAAGTCAGATGCGCCTGATACGCTATTGTTAGAGAAGCATGCAGATTATATCGCGTCCTATGGCTCAAAGAAAGATGATTAT GAATACTGTATGTCTGAGTATTTGAGAATGAGTGGTATCTATTGGGGTCTGACTGTAATGGATCTCATGGGACAACTACATCGGATGAATAGAGAAGAAATTCTGACGTTTATTAAGTCATGTCAACACGAGTGTGGTGGAATAAGTGCTAGTATCGGACATGACCCTCATCTTTTGTACACTCTAAGTGCTGTCCAg aTTCTTACTCTGTATGATAGTGTTAATGTTATTGATGTAAATAAAGTTGTGGAATATGTTCAGAGTCTACAGAAAGAGGATGGTTCGTTTGCTGGAGATATTTGGG gagAAATTGATACAAGATTCTCTTTTTGTGCGGTGGCAACCTTGGCCCTGTTG gGGAAGCTAGATGCTATTAATGTGGAAAAGGCAATTGAATTTGTTTTATCGTGTATGAACTTTGATGGTGGATTTGGTTGCAGGCCAGGTTCTGAATCCCATGCTGGGCAG ATCTATTGTTGCACAGGATTTCTGGCTATTACTAGCCAGTTGCATCAAGTAAATTCTGATTTACTCGGTTGGTGGCTTTGTGAACGACAGTTACCATCAGGTGGACTCAATGGAAGGCCAGAGAAG TTACCAGATGTATGCTATTCATGGTGGGTGTTGGCTTCCCTAAAGATAATTGGAAGGCTTCATTGGATTGATAGAGAGAAACTTCGAAGTTTCATTTTAGCATGTcaagatgaagaaacaggagGATTTGCAGACCGACCAGGAGATATG gtagatccttttcatactttatttggaattgctggattgtcgCTTTTGGGAGAAGAACAGATTAAACCTGTTAGTCCTGTTTTTTGCATGCCTGAAGAAGTACTTCGGAGAGTTAATGTTCAGACTGAACTAGTGAGCTAG
- the RABGGTB gene encoding geranylgeranyl transferase type-2 subunit beta isoform X3, with product MSEYLRMSGIYWGLTVMDLMGQLHRMNREEILTFIKSCQHECGGISASIGHDPHLLYTLSAVQILTLYDSVNVIDVNKVVEYVQSLQKEDGSFAGDIWGEIDTRFSFCAVATLALLGKLDAINVEKAIEFVLSCMNFDGGFGCRPGSESHAGQIYCCTGFLAITSQLHQVNSDLLGWWLCERQLPSGGLNGRPEKLPDVCYSWWVLASLKIIGRLHWIDREKLRSFILACQDEETGGFADRPGDMVDPFHTLFGIAGLSLLGEEQIKPVSPVFCMPEEVLRRVNVQTELVS from the exons ATGTCTGAGTATTTGAGAATGAGTGGTATCTATTGGGGTCTGACTGTAATGGATCTCATGGGACAACTACATCGGATGAATAGAGAAGAAATTCTGACGTTTATTAAGTCATGTCAACACGAGTGTGGTGGAATAAGTGCTAGTATCGGACATGACCCTCATCTTTTGTACACTCTAAGTGCTGTCCAg aTTCTTACTCTGTATGATAGTGTTAATGTTATTGATGTAAATAAAGTTGTGGAATATGTTCAGAGTCTACAGAAAGAGGATGGTTCGTTTGCTGGAGATATTTGGG gagAAATTGATACAAGATTCTCTTTTTGTGCGGTGGCAACCTTGGCCCTGTTG gGGAAGCTAGATGCTATTAATGTGGAAAAGGCAATTGAATTTGTTTTATCGTGTATGAACTTTGATGGTGGATTTGGTTGCAGGCCAGGTTCTGAATCCCATGCTGGGCAG ATCTATTGTTGCACAGGATTTCTGGCTATTACTAGCCAGTTGCATCAAGTAAATTCTGATTTACTCGGTTGGTGGCTTTGTGAACGACAGTTACCATCAGGTGGACTCAATGGAAGGCCAGAGAAG TTACCAGATGTATGCTATTCATGGTGGGTGTTGGCTTCCCTAAAGATAATTGGAAGGCTTCATTGGATTGATAGAGAGAAACTTCGAAGTTTCATTTTAGCATGTcaagatgaagaaacaggagGATTTGCAGACCGACCAGGAGATATG gtagatccttttcatactttatttggaattgctggattgtcgCTTTTGGGAGAAGAACAGATTAAACCTGTTAGTCCTGTTTTTTGCATGCCTGAAGAAGTACTTCGGAGAGTTAATGTTCAGACTGAACTAGTGAGCTAG